From one Formosa sediminum genomic stretch:
- the tig gene encoding trigger factor, translating into MNITRENIDALNAVVKVDIAKEDYSDKVEKILSDYRKTANIPGFRKGHVPMGMVKKQYGKAVLVDEVNKLLQDALNKYLTEEKLDVLGQPLPKAQEGIDWDAEAFSFEFELGLTPEFDVELKGKDPITQYNIVADDKMIDEQIDNIKKQYGKLIPQDVVEEDSEITGTYKNEEKEIENTVTLTLDKFKGKANPKKFIGAKVGDVITLKTKGLYDDDHDLMHALKVSHDDVHDLDIEVTFTISEINKREAADLDQELFDKLFADGSVKSVTDLKDKIKEDAEKQFTQQADQKLLNDVTEYLVENTKFDLPAEFLQKWIQTAGEKPLDDAAAKEEYEKSEKSMRYQLIEGKLIADNNIQITMDDIKDHAKTMIKAQMAQFGQMNPSDEELEGIAARVLGNQDEARRISEQIVSQRLLNVYKEKANLEVKEVTYENFVKEVYGDK; encoded by the coding sequence ATGAATATTACAAGAGAGAACATCGATGCATTAAATGCTGTAGTAAAAGTTGATATCGCTAAAGAAGATTATAGTGATAAAGTAGAGAAAATCTTATCAGATTACCGAAAAACAGCTAACATTCCTGGATTTAGAAAAGGACATGTACCAATGGGAATGGTAAAAAAGCAGTACGGTAAAGCAGTATTGGTAGACGAAGTAAATAAATTATTACAAGACGCTTTAAATAAATATTTAACTGAAGAAAAATTAGATGTTTTAGGTCAGCCACTTCCTAAAGCACAAGAAGGTATCGATTGGGATGCTGAAGCATTTTCTTTTGAATTTGAATTGGGTTTAACACCTGAATTTGATGTAGAGTTAAAAGGTAAAGATCCTATTACTCAATATAATATTGTTGCAGACGATAAAATGATCGACGAGCAAATAGACAATATTAAAAAACAATACGGAAAATTAATTCCTCAAGATGTTGTTGAAGAAGACAGTGAAATCACTGGAACTTATAAGAACGAAGAAAAAGAAATTGAAAATACTGTAACTTTAACTTTAGATAAATTTAAAGGCAAAGCAAATCCAAAGAAATTTATTGGAGCTAAAGTAGGCGATGTTATTACATTAAAAACAAAAGGACTTTACGACGACGATCATGATTTAATGCATGCTTTAAAAGTATCTCACGATGACGTTCATGATTTAGACATAGAGGTTACATTCACAATTTCTGAAATTAATAAACGTGAAGCTGCAGACTTAGATCAAGAGTTGTTCGATAAGTTATTCGCAGACGGTTCTGTTAAGTCTGTTACAGATTTAAAAGACAAGATTAAAGAAGATGCTGAAAAACAATTTACACAACAAGCAGATCAAAAACTGTTAAATGATGTTACTGAATATTTAGTAGAAAATACAAAGTTTGATTTACCAGCAGAATTCTTACAAAAATGGATTCAGACTGCAGGAGAAAAACCTTTAGATGATGCTGCTGCAAAAGAAGAATACGAAAAGTCTGAAAAAAGCATGCGTTACCAATTAATAGAAGGAAAGTTAATTGCAGATAATAATATCCAAATTACAATGGATGATATTAAAGATCATGCTAAAACCATGATTAAAGCACAAATGGCACAATTTGGTCAAATGAATCCTTCAGATGAGGAACTAGAAGGTATTGCTGCACGTGTTCTTGGAAACCAGGATGAAGCACGTCGTATTTCAGAGCAAATCGTTAGTCAGAGACTATTAAATGTGTATAAAGAAAAAGCAAATTTAGAAGTAAAAGAAGTAACTTACGAAAACTTCGTTAAAGAGGTTTACGGAGACAAATAA
- a CDS encoding phage holin family protein, whose translation MNQIIKFLLTAFIVLLLGRFLSGIHVDDYITAILVALVLAVLNVLVKPIFTILTLPITIITFGLFLLVINGIIILLAGYLVGGFHVDSIWSGILFSILLTILQSIIYSIVGEDKK comes from the coding sequence ATGAATCAGATCATTAAATTTCTTTTAACAGCATTCATTGTGCTGCTTTTAGGTCGGTTTTTATCAGGTATACATGTAGACGATTACATCACAGCAATATTAGTAGCTTTAGTTTTGGCTGTATTAAATGTATTGGTAAAACCCATTTTCACCATTTTAACCCTACCAATAACCATAATTACATTTGGATTGTTCTTATTAGTTATTAATGGAATAATTATATTATTAGCAGGATATTTAGTTGGAGGATTTCATGTAGATTCAATTTGGTCAGGAATACTCTTTAGCATTTTGTTAACTATACTACAATCAATAATATATAGTATTGTAGGGGAAGATAAAAAATAG
- a CDS encoding alpha/beta fold hydrolase encodes MQLHSNILGTGKPFIILHGFLGMSDNWKTLGSKFSEQGYQVHLIDQRNHGRSFHSDAFSYELLVEDLKAYCDQNSLKNIVLLGHSMGGKTAMLFATKYPEYISKLVVADISPRFYPVHHDAILNGLSALDFSELKTRGAADKALAQYVSDLGTRQFLLKNLYWVEKGQLGLRINLESLTENVSEVGEALPVHAEFNGKTLFLRGDKSEYIAQQDEGIIKRHFPLAKIVTIANAGHWLHAENPEDFYNAVISFIA; translated from the coding sequence ATGCAATTACATTCAAATATATTAGGTACAGGAAAACCGTTTATAATTCTTCATGGATTTTTAGGGATGAGTGATAATTGGAAAACTTTAGGATCTAAGTTTAGCGAGCAAGGATATCAGGTTCATCTTATAGATCAGCGTAATCACGGAAGAAGTTTTCATAGCGATGCATTTAGTTACGAACTGTTAGTAGAAGATTTAAAAGCCTATTGTGATCAAAATAGTTTGAAAAACATTGTACTTCTAGGGCACTCTATGGGAGGTAAAACCGCTATGTTGTTTGCAACCAAATATCCAGAGTATATATCTAAATTAGTAGTAGCCGATATTTCGCCACGCTTTTATCCAGTGCATCACGATGCTATTTTAAATGGCCTTAGTGCTTTAGATTTTTCTGAATTAAAAACTCGAGGTGCAGCAGATAAAGCATTAGCACAATATGTGTCGGATTTAGGAACGCGTCAATTTTTATTAAAAAACCTGTATTGGGTAGAAAAGGGACAGTTAGGGTTGCGTATAAATTTAGAATCCTTAACCGAAAATGTGTCTGAAGTAGGGGAAGCATTGCCTGTACATGCAGAGTTTAATGGGAAAACTTTATTTTTACGTGGCGATAAGTCAGAATATATAGCGCAACAAGACGAAGGCATTATAAAGCGGCATTTTCCACTAGCTAAAATTGTGACCATAGCAAATGCAGGTCACTGGTTGCATGCAGAAAATCCAGAAGATTTTTATAATGCAGTGATTAGTTTTATCGCTTAA
- a CDS encoding pyridoxine 5'-phosphate synthase, translating into MTKLSVNINKIATLRNSRGGDFPNVVQFAKDVQRFGAEGVTIHPRPDERHIRYQDAFDLKSEVYTEYNIEGNPIKKFMDMVLEIKPTQVTLVPDGDDAITSNAGWDTIKHKDFLSEIITECKRQNIRTSIFVDPVLEQIEGAKETGTDRIELYTEAFAHQFSLGNSKSIVPYTECAVLAERLGLGVNAGHDLSLDNIKFFKDNIPGLLEVSIGHALISESLYLGIENVVNMYLNKLK; encoded by the coding sequence ATGACAAAATTAAGTGTAAATATTAATAAAATAGCAACGTTAAGAAATTCTCGTGGAGGCGATTTTCCGAATGTTGTTCAGTTTGCTAAAGATGTGCAACGTTTTGGTGCCGAGGGTGTAACTATTCATCCAAGACCAGATGAGCGACACATTCGTTATCAAGATGCATTCGATTTAAAGTCTGAAGTGTATACCGAGTATAACATTGAAGGAAACCCAATTAAAAAATTTATGGACATGGTTTTAGAAATAAAACCTACTCAGGTAACCTTAGTGCCAGATGGAGACGATGCTATTACATCTAACGCGGGTTGGGATACTATTAAACACAAGGATTTTTTAAGTGAAATTATAACAGAGTGCAAACGTCAAAATATTAGGACTTCTATATTTGTAGATCCCGTTTTAGAACAAATTGAAGGGGCCAAAGAAACAGGTACAGACCGGATAGAATTGTATACAGAAGCTTTTGCACATCAGTTTAGTTTAGGAAATTCAAAGAGTATTGTACCTTATACAGAATGTGCTGTATTAGCAGAACGTTTAGGGTTAGGTGTTAATGCGGGACACGATTTATCTTTAGATAATATTAAATTTTTTAAAGACAATATTCCGGGCTTGTTAGAGGTGTCTATAGGACATGCTTTAATTTCTGAAAGTTTATATTTAGGAATTGAAAATGTGGTAAACATGTATTTAAATAAACTAAAGTAA
- a CDS encoding CBS domain-containing protein: MNISQYIINDIKPLSTSDKISDMQLLFNQLTFTHIPVKNSDDRYIGCLSETDAYCFEKDKLLSDYSYAAEGFFVRENANWLDVLEIFAQNATNIMPVLNAENRYLGYYELNDIIALFHQTPFFAEDGGTLVIEKGLDDYSFSEISQIVESNKGKLLGAFISKMENDLVQLTLKIGNSSLNDIIQTFRRYDYNIISGHEDDSYIESLKDRSNYLTKYLNM; the protein is encoded by the coding sequence ATGAATATTTCCCAATATATTATAAACGATATAAAACCCTTAAGTACAAGCGATAAAATTAGCGATATGCAATTGCTATTTAATCAGCTAACATTTACACACATACCCGTAAAAAACTCAGACGACAGATACATTGGGTGTCTTTCCGAAACGGACGCCTATTGTTTTGAAAAAGATAAACTTTTAAGCGATTACAGTTATGCTGCCGAAGGTTTTTTTGTGCGAGAAAATGCCAATTGGTTGGATGTATTAGAGATTTTTGCTCAAAATGCGACAAATATTATGCCCGTTTTAAATGCAGAGAATAGATATTTGGGATACTATGAATTAAACGACATTATTGCATTATTTCACCAAACACCTTTTTTTGCAGAAGATGGAGGTACATTAGTAATAGAAAAGGGACTAGATGATTATTCGTTTAGTGAAATCTCTCAAATAGTAGAATCTAACAAAGGAAAACTACTAGGCGCTTTTATTTCTAAAATGGAAAACGATTTGGTACAACTCACTTTAAAAATAGGGAATTCAAGCCTTAATGATATTATTCAAACCTTTAGACGTTACGATTACAATATTATTTCTGGACATGAAGACGATAGTTACATAGAAAGTCTAAAAGATAGGTCTAATTATCTAACCAAATACCTAAACATGTAA
- a CDS encoding NAD kinase: protein MKIAIFGQFYHKNSDVPVEILLKHLLSKNAEIFIERHFFELIHSEIEDDQKYNVFNTFDTLDNTYNLLISIGGDGTILRAVTYVKDLGIPIVGINAGRLGFLATIPKEYIEKAIDDILHGNYKISERSLLAITTSPANEDIAKMNFALNEIAVSRKDTTSMITVDTYLNDEYLTSYWSDGLIISTPTGSTGYSLSCGGPVITPDTTSLVLTPIAPHNLNARPLIITDSTEIKLKVSGRENIYLVSLDSRIATINNETILTIKKADFTVKMIELLDDSFLNTLRKKLLWGEDKRN, encoded by the coding sequence ATGAAAATCGCCATTTTTGGACAATTTTATCATAAGAATTCTGATGTACCTGTAGAAATACTACTTAAGCATCTATTAAGTAAAAATGCTGAAATATTTATAGAACGTCATTTCTTCGAATTAATACATAGCGAAATTGAAGACGACCAAAAATACAATGTATTTAATACTTTTGACACCTTAGATAACACCTACAATTTACTAATAAGTATAGGTGGCGATGGTACCATTTTAAGAGCAGTAACTTATGTGAAAGATCTAGGAATACCAATTGTTGGTATAAACGCTGGGCGATTAGGTTTTTTGGCAACCATTCCAAAAGAATATATTGAAAAGGCCATTGATGATATATTACATGGAAATTACAAAATTTCTGAACGTAGTTTACTTGCCATCACAACCTCTCCTGCCAATGAGGATATAGCTAAAATGAATTTTGCCCTAAATGAAATTGCTGTAAGCAGAAAAGACACCACTTCTATGATTACAGTAGATACGTATTTAAACGATGAGTATCTAACATCCTATTGGAGCGACGGTTTAATTATATCTACACCCACAGGCTCTACAGGATATTCTCTAAGCTGTGGTGGCCCAGTAATTACACCAGACACAACAAGTTTAGTGTTAACACCTATTGCACCTCATAATTTAAATGCAAGACCCTTAATTATTACAGATTCAACCGAAATAAAGTTAAAAGTAAGCGGACGAGAAAATATATACTTAGTATCTTTAGACTCTAGAATAGCAACCATTAATAATGAAACTATATTAACAATTAAAAAGGCGGATTTTACGGTAAAAATGATAGAATTGTTAGACGATAGTTTCTTAAACACTCTAAGAAAAAAATTATTATGGGGTGAAGACAAACGCAATTAG
- the porG gene encoding type IX secretion system protein PorG, giving the protein MKYILILVISLFCFHYCYSQTHEFGVFLGGSNLIGDVGEPSFLNPNQFAIGGVYKWNKSPRHSWRISGTITELQISTEEPTKTVGELSAGLEFNLFEYNLHQSGPKSTPYIYTGLSALNHVDADLKKKWALALPMILGYKFRFSRSFNIGLEIGARYAFADDLDGSDDLGNLNNNDWYVFTGITLTYTFGRNPCYCTN; this is encoded by the coding sequence ATGAAGTATATATTAATACTTGTTATAAGCCTTTTTTGTTTTCATTATTGTTACTCACAAACACATGAATTTGGTGTGTTTTTAGGTGGAAGTAATTTAATTGGAGATGTTGGAGAACCTTCTTTTTTAAACCCTAACCAATTTGCCATTGGAGGGGTCTATAAATGGAATAAAAGTCCTAGACATTCTTGGAGAATCTCCGGAACAATTACAGAGCTTCAGATATCTACAGAAGAGCCAACAAAAACTGTTGGAGAATTATCTGCTGGATTAGAATTCAATCTTTTTGAATATAATTTACATCAATCTGGACCAAAAAGTACACCTTATATATACACAGGTTTAAGTGCATTAAATCATGTAGATGCAGATTTAAAAAAGAAATGGGCATTGGCATTACCAATGATACTAGGTTATAAATTTAGATTTAGCAGGTCTTTTAATATAGGTCTAGAAATAGGTGCTCGCTATGCATTTGCAGACGATCTAGACGGCAGTGATGATCTTGGAAATTTAAACAACAACGATTGGTATGTGTTTACAGGAATAACATTAACTTACACATTTGGTAGAAATCCATGTTATTGTACAAATTAA
- a CDS encoding isoprenyl transferase, with protein sequence MDGNGRWAKQKGLIRAIGHENGTKSVRETVETCAELGIENLTLYAFSTENWNRPKLEVDTLMKLLVSSLKKEIKTLQDNNIKLNAIGCLTSLPKKVFKELQEVITKTEHNTRMTLTLALSYGSREELISAVKEISNKVKNNIISSESIDESVINKHLYTQNLPDVDLLIRTSGEQRISNFLLWQIAYAELYFTDVLWPDFTKQQLYDAIIDYQKRERRFGKTSEQLS encoded by the coding sequence ATGGATGGTAACGGACGTTGGGCTAAACAAAAAGGATTAATTCGTGCTATTGGTCACGAAAATGGCACAAAATCTGTTAGAGAAACTGTAGAAACATGTGCAGAATTAGGTATAGAAAATTTAACCTTATACGCTTTCTCTACAGAAAATTGGAACCGCCCAAAACTAGAAGTAGACACACTCATGAAACTACTAGTCAGCTCCTTAAAAAAAGAAATTAAAACACTGCAAGATAATAATATTAAATTAAATGCTATTGGGTGTTTAACATCTTTACCTAAAAAAGTGTTTAAAGAACTTCAAGAAGTTATTACAAAAACAGAACACAATACACGAATGACACTTACTCTTGCCTTAAGTTACGGATCAAGAGAAGAACTTATCTCGGCAGTTAAAGAAATAAGTAATAAAGTTAAAAATAATATAATTTCTTCAGAAAGTATTGACGAATCAGTTATAAATAAGCATCTTTACACGCAAAATTTACCAGACGTAGATTTACTTATACGCACCAGTGGTGAACAACGTATAAGCAATTTCTTACTTTGGCAAATAGCATATGCCGAATTATATTTTACAGATGTACTTTGGCCTGACTTTACTAAGCAACAATTGTATGATGCTATTATTGATTATCAAAAAAGAGAACGCCGTTTTGGAAAAACAAGTGAACAACTTAGCTAA
- a CDS encoding BamA/OMP85 family outer membrane protein: protein MMLLLIIKKENAVLEKQVNNLANSLSLKTYLPVIFILFFSLTSNLVNAQAPTNGKKYTIEDITVSGNSSFSEQTIVTYSGLRKGSQILIPGEEISESIKKLWKSGLFSDIEIYIKDVHDDVASLEIHLFDLPELKNLRITGVKAGKQDEIIEDNNLNEGVKVTENLITTTKNYLESKYKKDGYFNSRVRVKTYPIKDSIAKPRVNMIVAIDKGEKVKVKDINFEGNSVLTDKKLLASMKNTKKKMILRAWKRSKYIEEDFKTDLVSIIDTYKENGYRDARIISDSVYTNDEKTVSIDIKVEEGSKYTFGEINFIGNTVYTDEYLNAILRVRKGDTYNGVLLEKGIADESRPDGNDITNLYQNNGYLFSTINPVETNADGNVIDMEIRISEGKPVHFNEVTVVGNEKTNDHVIYREIRTRPGELYSKENVVRTVRELSQLGFFDAEQITPNFNNPNPNEGTIDMEYEVVETGSSQIELQGGYGGGGFIGTLGLSFNNFSIKNIFNKEAYKPLPMGDGQQLSLRLQASQFYRTYSFSFSEPWMGGVKPVQFSTSLSYSNQFLYDSSTGEADKDRRFDIIGITVGLAKRLSIPDDFFTLSQSVSLQHYNLKNYSTGLFTFSDGYSNSLAYTIGLTRNNTWNDPIFPLGGSNFSVSAKLSLPYSLVNGVDYDDLAEERQEQEDIYNDPEESSVTRTDAYERMGEIDQERFNWLEFYKIKFKGDWYTNIIGKLVLKPSVEFGYLGAYNQDRGVIPFERFYLGGDGLGSYSLDGREAVALRGYANQSIQPVDSNGNTTEDGASIYNKFSLELRYPITLKASAKIYALSFIEGGAAFNDFRDYNPFQLKRSAGVGLRVFMPAFGLLGIDFGYGFDPLPGEINANGWETHFIIGQQF from the coding sequence ATGATGCTATTATTGATTATCAAAAAAGAGAACGCCGTTTTGGAAAAACAAGTGAACAACTTAGCTAATTCATTATCATTGAAAACATATTTACCCGTCATTTTTATTTTATTCTTTTCATTAACGTCTAACCTAGTAAATGCTCAGGCACCGACAAATGGAAAGAAATATACCATTGAAGACATTACTGTTTCTGGAAATTCTAGTTTTAGTGAACAAACAATTGTAACCTATTCTGGCCTTAGGAAAGGATCTCAGATATTAATTCCCGGAGAAGAGATTAGCGAATCCATTAAAAAGCTCTGGAAATCTGGACTTTTTAGCGATATTGAAATATACATTAAAGATGTACATGACGATGTTGCAAGTTTAGAAATTCATTTATTTGATTTACCTGAATTAAAAAACTTAAGAATTACAGGTGTTAAAGCGGGTAAGCAAGATGAAATCATAGAAGATAACAACCTAAATGAAGGTGTTAAAGTTACCGAAAACTTAATCACGACAACCAAAAATTACTTGGAATCTAAATATAAAAAAGACGGCTACTTTAACTCCAGAGTACGTGTAAAAACCTATCCTATTAAAGATTCAATAGCTAAACCACGTGTAAACATGATAGTTGCTATTGATAAAGGTGAAAAAGTTAAAGTTAAAGACATAAATTTTGAAGGCAATTCGGTCTTAACAGACAAAAAACTTCTTGCCAGCATGAAAAACACGAAAAAGAAAATGATTTTGCGTGCTTGGAAACGTTCAAAATATATCGAAGAAGATTTTAAAACCGACTTAGTAAGTATCATAGATACCTATAAAGAAAATGGGTACAGAGATGCTCGTATTATCTCTGATAGTGTCTATACAAATGATGAGAAAACAGTCTCTATAGATATTAAAGTAGAAGAAGGAAGTAAATACACCTTTGGTGAAATTAATTTTATCGGAAACACGGTATATACAGATGAGTATTTAAATGCCATATTAAGAGTACGAAAAGGAGACACGTATAATGGCGTATTATTAGAAAAAGGGATTGCCGACGAGTCTAGACCAGATGGAAACGACATTACCAACTTATACCAAAACAATGGCTATTTATTCTCTACCATAAACCCAGTAGAAACAAATGCAGATGGAAATGTCATAGACATGGAAATTAGAATTTCTGAAGGAAAACCAGTTCATTTTAACGAAGTTACAGTAGTTGGTAACGAAAAGACAAACGACCACGTAATTTATAGAGAAATACGTACCAGACCAGGTGAATTATATAGTAAAGAGAATGTAGTAAGAACCGTACGTGAATTAAGTCAGTTAGGCTTTTTTGATGCAGAGCAGATTACGCCTAATTTCAACAATCCAAACCCAAATGAAGGTACAATTGATATGGAGTATGAAGTTGTAGAGACTGGATCTAGCCAGATTGAACTGCAAGGTGGTTACGGTGGTGGTGGCTTCATTGGTACTTTAGGGCTATCATTTAATAACTTTTCTATAAAAAACATATTCAATAAAGAGGCTTATAAGCCATTACCAATGGGAGACGGACAACAATTGTCTTTACGTTTACAAGCCAGTCAGTTTTATAGAACTTATAGTTTTTCATTCTCAGAACCTTGGATGGGAGGTGTAAAACCAGTACAATTCTCTACCTCACTTTCATATTCAAATCAGTTTTTGTATGACTCTAGTACGGGTGAAGCAGATAAAGACAGACGATTTGATATTATTGGAATAACAGTAGGGTTAGCAAAACGTTTATCCATACCAGATGACTTTTTTACCCTATCACAATCGGTAAGTTTACAACACTATAATCTTAAAAATTACAGTACAGGGTTATTTACATTCTCAGACGGATATTCAAACAGTTTAGCATATACTATTGGTTTAACAAGAAACAATACTTGGAATGATCCAATTTTCCCATTAGGAGGTTCTAACTTTAGTGTAAGTGCTAAATTATCATTACCATACTCACTTGTTAATGGTGTAGATTATGATGATTTGGCAGAAGAAAGACAAGAACAAGAAGATATTTATAACGATCCTGAAGAATCTTCTGTAACACGAACAGATGCTTACGAACGTATGGGTGAAATAGACCAAGAACGTTTTAACTGGTTAGAATTTTATAAAATTAAATTTAAAGGCGATTGGTATACAAATATTATAGGAAAATTAGTACTAAAACCATCTGTAGAATTTGGATATTTAGGAGCCTATAACCAAGACAGAGGAGTTATTCCTTTTGAGCGTTTTTATTTAGGAGGAGATGGATTAGGAAGTTATAGTTTAGATGGTAGAGAAGCAGTAGCATTACGTGGTTACGCAAACCAATCAATACAGCCAGTAGATAGCAACGGTAATACTACTGAGGATGGGGCATCAATATATAATAAATTCTCACTAGAATTACGTTACCCTATAACCTTAAAAGCCTCAGCTAAAATATATGCATTATCCTTTATAGAAGGTGGTGCTGCATTTAATGACTTTAGAGATTACAACCCATTCCAATTAAAACGATCTGCTGGTGTAGGATTACGTGTCTTCATGCCTGCTTTTGGATTATTAGGAATTGACTTTGGTTATGGTTTCGATCCTCTACCTGGAGAAATTAATGCTAACGGATGGGAAACTCACTTTATTATTGGACAACAATTTTAA
- a CDS encoding OmpH family outer membrane protein: MKQMKIHVLFLITVVGLLSLNAKAQRGVRIAYIDTEYILEHIPEYQDASSQLNNKVLRWKADIDLKLNNIAQKRKDLSNEKALLTTELYEERKEDIDYEEKEILDQQQKRFGPAGDLMVQKKQLLQPIQDQIFSAVQDIAASKQYDFIFDKSADLVMLYSAERYDISELVLRSINRTYKRQQAQTKAQKRIAAQEDLVPDYNPELEAREQAKAEKIAERERLEEQRRQEILEAREVSKQEAIDRRKKILEDREAAKQEKLAARNKVSENSENNDTLATSEETVTETVANEEKTIIDDTSSTSAPTEYDLESISETEAEQTKTENEEPKTKEEILEARKQQKIKDREARELELEVRKQRILEAREKAKLEREALENNENTNEEE; the protein is encoded by the coding sequence ATGAAACAGATGAAAATACACGTTCTTTTTTTAATAACTGTAGTGGGGTTACTAAGTTTAAACGCTAAGGCTCAACGTGGCGTACGTATTGCCTATATTGATACAGAATATATCTTAGAACATATTCCTGAATATCAGGATGCATCATCTCAGTTAAACAATAAAGTATTACGTTGGAAAGCAGATATTGATTTAAAACTTAATAATATTGCTCAAAAACGTAAAGACTTAAGTAACGAAAAAGCTCTTTTAACAACAGAACTTTATGAAGAACGAAAGGAAGATATTGATTATGAAGAAAAAGAAATTTTAGACCAACAACAAAAACGTTTTGGTCCTGCCGGCGACTTAATGGTTCAAAAAAAACAATTATTACAACCTATACAAGACCAAATTTTTTCAGCAGTTCAAGATATAGCTGCATCTAAACAATATGATTTTATTTTCGATAAATCTGCAGACTTAGTTATGTTATATTCTGCTGAGCGTTATGATATTAGTGAACTTGTATTAAGAAGTATAAATAGAACTTATAAACGTCAACAAGCACAAACAAAAGCACAAAAAAGAATCGCTGCACAAGAAGACCTAGTTCCTGATTACAACCCAGAATTAGAAGCAAGAGAACAAGCAAAAGCAGAAAAAATAGCAGAACGTGAGCGTCTTGAAGAACAACGCCGTCAAGAAATTTTAGAAGCTAGAGAAGTTTCAAAGCAAGAAGCCATAGATAGAAGAAAGAAAATTTTAGAAGATCGCGAGGCTGCAAAACAAGAAAAATTAGCTGCTAGAAACAAAGTTTCTGAAAATTCAGAAAATAATGATACATTAGCGACGTCTGAGGAAACTGTTACAGAAACAGTTGCTAATGAAGAAAAAACAATAATTGACGATACCAGTAGTACATCTGCACCTACAGAATATGATTTAGAAAGCATATCAGAAACAGAAGCAGAACAAACGAAAACAGAAAATGAAGAACCTAAAACTAAAGAAGAAATTCTTGAAGCTCGTAAACAACAAAAAATAAAAGATCGAGAAGCAAGAGAATTAGAATTAGAAGTTCGTAAACAACGTATACTTGAAGCACGTGAAAAAGCAAAATTAGAACGTGAAGCATTAGAAAATAATGAAAATACTAACGAAGAAGAGTAA
- a CDS encoding OmpH family outer membrane protein has protein sequence MKQFKTLLIATALFIGASSFVQAQSKVAHINTQELVSSMPEMKTAQAQMEKLGKTYETDIKTMATELDNKVKQYDSESSTKTQEENAKRVQEVQTMEQNIRQYQAQAQKDMQQKEIDLLRPITEKAKAAILKVARAQGFDYVLDASQNGGVIMADGKDLLADVKKELGF, from the coding sequence ATGAAACAATTTAAAACACTTTTAATAGCAACGGCTTTATTTATAGGCGCATCATCTTTTGTACAGGCACAAAGTAAAGTTGCTCATATTAATACTCAAGAATTGGTTTCTTCAATGCCAGAAATGAAAACTGCTCAAGCGCAAATGGAGAAATTAGGTAAAACATATGAGACTGATATTAAAACTATGGCTACAGAGCTTGACAATAAAGTAAAACAATACGATTCTGAATCTTCTACAAAAACTCAAGAGGAGAATGCTAAACGTGTGCAAGAAGTACAAACTATGGAACAAAACATCCGTCAGTATCAAGCTCAAGCACAAAAAGACATGCAACAAAAAGAAATAGATTTGTTAAGACCTATTACTGAAAAAGCTAAAGCAGCTATCTTAAAAGTCGCTAGAGCTCAAGGATTTGACTATGTGTTAGACGCTTCACAAAACGGAGGAGTTATTATGGCAGATGGTAAAGACTTATTAGCAGACGTTAAAAAAGAATTAGGATTCTAA